Proteins from one Plodia interpunctella isolate USDA-ARS_2022_Savannah chromosome 7, ilPloInte3.2, whole genome shotgun sequence genomic window:
- the LOC128671523 gene encoding RYamide receptor-like, with translation MFNSSESLHQDIYSGACTSQDCHKNASGHYNESQLFNDSWQETWVCAYEAPTEDFVSSPLFQMFVYVMYSTVFLVALVGNGLVCFVVHTTPRMKTVTNFFIVNLAVGDIFMSLFCIPFSFVSMLVLRYWPFGGVMCKVVNYSQAVSVFVSAYTLLAISIDRYMAIMWPLKPRLGKAAAKMVVAVVWLGALATAAPILIVSTLQRPSPWHEVCEVDICGEKWASNEQSEQYTCALLALQFVLPLSALVCTYARIAHVVWGGRPPGEAETLRDSRLQHSKRKMVKMMVTVVAVFTICWLPLNVFIILWQVHGADEAWAAWPGMPFVWFASHWLAMSHSCYNPIIYCYMNARYRRGFKQVISGWICLKWKESRRSFQRSSICDGVPLSEMVGVHGNNSMSRRGTGCKCTPPGASSGVACASCSSQRHLKTIFSSSTRSAPAQALSVRSHFS, from the exons ATGTTCAACTCTAGTGAGTCCTTGCACCAAGACATATACAGCGGGGCCTGCACCTCGCAGGATTGTCACAAAAATGCTTCTGGTCACTATAACGAGTCCCAACTTTTCAATGACAGCTGGCAAGAAACTTGGGTATGCGCGTACGAAGCGCCTACCGAGGACTTTGTCTCGTCACCACTGTTTCAAATGTTTGTCTACGTCATGTACAGTACTGTGTTCCTTGTGGCCCTCGTGGGCAACGGACTTGTGTGCTTCGTAGTGCACACCACGCCGCGAATGAAAACTGTTACGAACTTCTTCATAGTTAATTTAGCTGTCggtgatatttttatgtctcTGTTCTGTATACCGTTTTCTTTCGTTTCCATGTTGGTGCTTAGGTACTGGCCGTTTGGCGGTGTGATGTGTAAAGTAGTGAACTATTCTCAAGCTGTGTCGGTGTTTGTGAGTGCGTATACGTTGTTGGCTATATCGATAGATCGGTATATGGCCATCATGTGGCCGCTGAAGCCGAGGCTGGGGAAGGCCGCGGCGAAGATGGTGGTGGCGGTGGTGTGGCTGGGCGCGCTGGCCACTGCAGCGCCGATACTCATTGTGTCCACGCTGCAAAGACCGTCTCCGTGGCATGAAGTTTGTGAAGT TGACATCTGCGGGGAGAAATGGGCGAGCAACGAGCAGAGCGAGCAGTACACGTGCGCGCTGCTCGCACTGCAGTTCGTGCTGCCCCTGAGCGCGCTGGTGTGCACGTACGCGCGCATCGCGCACGTCGTGTGGGGGGGCCGGCCGCCGGGGGAGGCCGAGACTCTCCGCGATTCCCGGTTGCAACACTCCAAACGAAAA ATGGTAAAGATGATGGTCACGGTTGTCGCTGTATTCACCATTTGTTGGCTTCCACTAAACGTCTtcata ATACTCTGGCAAGTCCACGGAGCTGACGAAGCGTGGGCGGCGTGGCCGGGCATGCCGTTCGTGTGGTTCGCGTCTCATTGGCTGGCGATGTCACATTCCTGCTACAACCCAATTATTTACTGCTACATGAATGCTCGTTACAGACGGGGTTTTAAACAG GTTATAAGTGGATGGATATGCCTTAAATGGAAGGAATCGCGCCGCTCGTTCCAACGCTCAAGCATCTGTGATGGTGTGCCTTTGTCCG AAATGGTCGGCGTGCACGGCAACAATTCGATGAGTAGACGGGGAACTGGTTGTAAATGTACTCCACCCGGCGCGAGTAGTGGGGTAGCGTGTGCGAGCTGCTCGTCACAGCGACACTTGAAGACCATCTTCAGCAGCTCGACCAGGTCGGCTCCTGCACAAGCCTTGTCCGTTCGGTCACATTTTTCGTAA
- the LOC128671224 gene encoding aldehyde dehydrogenase 1A1-like, translating into MAPEIKYTKLFINNEWVDAKSGKTFETRSPHNGAVIAKVAEGDKADIDAAVAAARCAFHRNSEWRLMDASERGRILNKFADLYERDVQYLAQLESYDNGMVTQMAQMAVAGAGKSIRYIASLADKIQGDTLPVDGDGFSYTLKQPVGVCGLILPWNVPILMFLNKVMTALAAGCTVVVKPAEQTPLTALALAALLAEAGVPKGVVNVVTGYGETAGVALTHHPHVAKISFTGSVQVGKLIQQAAGVNNLKRVTLELGGKSPLIIMDDADLNIAVPFAAHGVFAHQGQICVAASRLFVQSTIYDKFVEAAVKHAKGIKVGDPTDASVQQGPQVDEEMMNKVLGYIEQGKREGAKLMTGGKRIGSSGYYIEPTVFANVTDDMTIAKEEIFGPVQNILSFDTLEEVIDRSNDTSFGLAAGIFTTNINTALQFSKHVEAGIVWVNTYLQMGCQAPFGGFKDSGLGRENGLHSVDPYLEVKTVTMALPKKF; encoded by the exons ATGGCTCccgaaattaaatatacaaag ctgTTCATTAACAATGAGTGGGTGGACGCAAAGAGTGGGAAAACTTTCGAAACAAGGAGTCCCCATAACGGAGCTGTCATCGCAAAAGTTGCTGAGGGCGACAAG GCAGATATAGACGCAGCCGTGGCAGCAGCTCGTTGTGCTTTCCACCGCAACTCAGAATGGCGTCTCATGGACGCGTCCGAACGAGGCCGAATTCTGAACAAATTCGCAGATTTGTACGAGAGAGATGTTCAGTATCTCGCGCAGTTGGAGTCCTATGACAATGGTATGGTGACCCAAATGGCTCAAATGGCCGTGGCCGGGGCAGGGAAGTCGATTAGGTATATCGCCAGTCTAGCAGACAAAATCCAAGGAGACACACTACCAGTCG ATGGTGACGGCTTCTCGTACACCCTGAAGCAGCCTGTGGGCGTCTGCGGCCTGATCTTGCCCTGGAATGTCCCCATCCTTATGTTCCTCAATAAGGTCATGACCGCGCTGGCTGCAG GTTGCACGGTGGTTGTAAAGCCGGCTGAACAGACCCCGCTCACAGCCCTTGCCTTAGCAGCATTGCTAGCTGAAGCAGGCGTTCCTAAGGGCGTCGTCAACGTGGTCACCGGCTACGGCGAGACTGCCGGTGTTGCCCTCACACACCACCCACACGTTGCTAAGATCTCCTTCACTGGCTCCGTTCAG GTCGGCAAGCTAATTCAACAAGCAGCTGGTGTCAACAACCTGAAGCGTGTAACCCTGGAGCTCGGAGGCAAGAGTCCTCTCATCATCATGGACGACGCTgatt TAAACATAGCAGTACCGTTTGCCGCTCACGGGGTATTCGCCCATCAAGGGCAGATTTGCGTGGCTGCGTCCCGTCTGTTCGTGCAGTCCACCATCTATGACAAGTTTGTGGAAGCTGCGGTCAAACACGCAAAGGGAATCAAAGTCGGAGACCCGACCGATGCGAGTGTACAACAAGGACCACAG GTGGACGAAGAAATGATGAACAAAGTACTGGGCTACATTGAACAAGGCAAAAGGGAAGGGGCTAAGCTGATGACGGGAGGCAAGCGGATCGGCAGCAGCGGCTACTATATTGAACCTACTGTTTTTGCCAATGTTACTGATGACATGACCATTGCTAAAGAAGAG ATCTTCGGTCCAGTTCAAAATATTCTTTCGTTTGACACCCTGGAAGAGGTTATCGACCGCTCCAACGACACCAGCTTTGGATTGGCAGCCGGCATCTTCACCACCAACATCAACACAGCGCTGCAGTTTTCAAAACACGTCGAAGCTGGCATTGTTTG GGTTAACACATATCTTCAAATGGGATGCCAGGCGCCATTTGGAGGTTTTAAAGATTCCGGTCTTGGACGTGAgaa tGGCTTGCACAGCGTGGATCCGTACCTGGAGGTCAAGACGGTGACCATGGCTTTGCCTAAGAAATTCTAA